From one bacterium genomic stretch:
- the rpsO gene encoding 30S ribosomal protein S15: MAEAVNPRRQLIDQYGRSKDDTGSPEVQVALLTHRINYLTEHLKTNKKDNHSRRGLLLLVGKRRRILKYLNKKDVNRYRELVKQLGLRG, encoded by the coding sequence ATGGCTGAAGCAGTGAATCCCCGCCGTCAGCTGATTGATCAGTACGGCCGCTCGAAAGATGATACAGGAAGCCCGGAAGTTCAGGTTGCACTTCTGACGCACCGTATTAACTATTTGACCGAGCATCTTAAGACCAACAAGAAAGACAACCATTCACGGCGCGGTTTGCTACTGTTAGTAGGAAAACGCCGCAGGATCTTGAAGTATTTGAACAAGAAAGATGTAAACCGTTACCGCGAACTCGTTAAGCAACTTGGCCTGCGCGGCTGA
- a CDS encoding bifunctional riboflavin kinase/FAD synthetase — protein MSSTIRSAGTVVTIGSFDGLHMGHRQILNRVMNNAQQRGAVPMAVTFDPHPRSFLAGDQRNISMLYSLEERLKLIETVGIEHVYIIEFMESIRNLTPRKFVEQFFVKNWNAVQIVAGYDHTFGKDREGDHESLLSLGKEYGFQVEIAPPVIMNDQVVSSTAIRRLIMEGDLPLANQMLGRKFSLTGRVVRGFGRGRRLGCPTANLSEFGSGKIIPRDGIYAAIAETGGYAYPAAVSIGFNPTFGGQMHSVEAHILDFDSDLYDRLVTLRFVKRLRGEIKFSGEEALSAQMKQDVQDIRSILTEDGYSMEPHKLAPLTNAI, from the coding sequence TTGTCCAGTACAATCCGGTCTGCCGGAACGGTAGTAACGATTGGAAGCTTTGATGGACTGCACATGGGGCATCGTCAGATTTTGAATCGCGTTATGAACAACGCACAGCAACGCGGTGCAGTCCCAATGGCAGTGACATTTGATCCTCATCCGCGTTCCTTCTTAGCCGGAGACCAGCGCAATATCTCAATGCTGTACAGCCTTGAAGAGCGACTGAAACTGATTGAGACCGTGGGCATCGAACATGTATATATCATCGAGTTCATGGAGTCCATTCGGAATCTTACTCCGCGAAAATTCGTTGAGCAATTCTTTGTTAAAAACTGGAACGCTGTCCAAATCGTCGCAGGTTATGATCATACTTTCGGCAAGGACAGGGAAGGTGACCACGAGAGCCTACTTTCTCTTGGAAAGGAATACGGCTTTCAGGTGGAAATTGCACCACCGGTGATCATGAATGACCAGGTTGTATCTTCGACCGCAATCCGCCGGTTGATAATGGAGGGTGATCTGCCGCTGGCAAATCAAATGCTTGGCAGAAAATTTTCATTGACGGGCAGAGTGGTAAGAGGCTTTGGAAGGGGAAGGCGATTAGGCTGCCCCACGGCAAATCTGTCCGAATTCGGATCCGGTAAGATCATTCCGCGAGATGGAATTTACGCCGCGATTGCGGAAACTGGCGGTTACGCATATCCAGCGGCTGTATCAATCGGCTTCAATCCGACTTTCGGCGGACAAATGCACTCAGTCGAAGCACATATTCTTGATTTTGATTCGGATCTCTATGACCGACTGGTTACTTTGAGATTTGTCAAGCGTCTACGAGGCGAAATCAAGTTTAGCGGTGAAGAGGCCCTTTCCGCGCAAATGAAACAGGATGTCCAGGATATCCGCAGCATTCTCACGGAAGACGGGTATTCTATGGAGCCGCACAAACTTGCTCCCCTTACCAATGCAATTTAG
- the truB gene encoding tRNA pseudouridine(55) synthase TruB yields the protein MNGIILPVDKPAGWTSFDVVAKLRSGLRWRKVGHAGTLDPMATGLLIVLFGECTSSSDEFMDLGKQYRGVVKLGVTTSTDDLDGDIISERPVNWDEVLVRNIVSSFRGEILQRPPAISAIKVNGERSYKIARSGKELSLEPRPVKIHEITVVELSCPFVTIEVTCGKGTYIRSIARDIGELLGCGGSLAKLRRTSIGDYQVEDAWRIEDALRVPEFRGQR from the coding sequence TTGAACGGGATAATTCTTCCGGTCGACAAACCGGCCGGATGGACATCATTCGATGTCGTAGCCAAGCTTCGTTCGGGTCTCCGCTGGAGAAAAGTGGGGCATGCCGGTACATTAGACCCGATGGCAACAGGACTGCTGATTGTACTGTTCGGAGAATGCACATCATCTTCGGATGAATTCATGGACCTTGGCAAGCAATACCGAGGCGTTGTCAAGCTTGGCGTGACCACAAGCACGGATGATCTCGACGGTGATATCATAAGTGAAAGACCGGTGAATTGGGATGAAGTTCTTGTCCGGAACATTGTGAGTTCTTTTCGCGGCGAGATACTTCAGCGTCCACCAGCAATCTCAGCGATTAAAGTCAACGGAGAACGCAGTTACAAGATTGCCAGGAGTGGCAAAGAACTATCGCTTGAACCTCGCCCTGTGAAGATTCATGAAATCACAGTGGTGGAACTCAGTTGTCCATTTGTTACAATTGAGGTGACTTGCGGCAAAGGTACATACATTCGCTCAATCGCCCGCGACATTGGAGAACTGCTTGGATGCGGAGGAAGCCTTGCCAAGCTGCGAAGGACAAGTATAGGTGACTATCAGGTTGAAGACGCGTGGCGGATTGAGGATGCACTTAGAGTTCCGGAATTCAGAGGACAGCGGTAA
- a CDS encoding bifunctional oligoribonuclease/PAP phosphatase NrnA — protein MSQLRQLFESNRVLISSHVRPDPDAIGSVLAIREAVLQCGGTPTCILEDECPVRCRVLGGSEHLLTAKEMKSAEKFSDVIVVDAGNRDRIGCVESFVADGARIANIDHHISNSRFGTIDIVDVESSASGELLFQLFEAMGLKMTSSMATNLLAGILTDTGRFRHSNTSPSSLRIAARLVEAGASLPALTEHLYYSIPAKDLRSTAQILATLELHGNGAISTMFVSRDYVVEDPDNLIDLGRAIEGVEVAVLLSEMKDDKIRVSLRSKSRVNVSAIAEMFGGGGHERAAGFRMYGTLRSVQARLLPSLLRALELAHS, from the coding sequence ATGTCTCAGTTGAGACAGCTCTTTGAATCAAATCGTGTCTTAATTTCTTCGCACGTCCGTCCTGACCCTGATGCAATCGGTTCGGTGTTGGCAATCAGAGAGGCAGTCTTGCAGTGCGGCGGCACTCCCACATGTATTCTCGAGGATGAGTGTCCAGTGCGATGCCGGGTGCTTGGCGGGTCAGAGCATCTTCTGACGGCCAAAGAAATGAAGAGCGCAGAGAAATTTTCTGACGTGATTGTCGTAGATGCCGGAAATCGAGATCGAATCGGCTGTGTCGAGTCCTTTGTTGCAGACGGAGCGAGGATTGCCAATATTGATCATCACATATCGAATTCTCGATTCGGAACAATTGATATTGTTGACGTAGAATCCTCGGCTTCGGGCGAGTTGTTGTTTCAGCTATTCGAAGCCATGGGACTGAAGATGACGTCAAGCATGGCGACGAATCTCCTGGCGGGAATTCTAACAGATACCGGCAGATTTAGACATTCAAATACATCTCCGTCTTCACTTCGAATTGCTGCAAGACTCGTAGAAGCCGGCGCCTCACTGCCTGCCTTGACAGAGCACCTCTACTACTCTATTCCAGCAAAAGACCTGAGATCGACCGCACAGATACTCGCAACTCTGGAGCTGCACGGAAACGGCGCGATTTCAACGATGTTTGTATCACGTGACTATGTCGTCGAAGATCCAGACAACCTAATCGATTTAGGCCGGGCTATTGAGGGCGTAGAAGTTGCCGTGCTCTTGTCTGAAATGAAAGACGACAAGATTCGGGTTTCTCTTCGTTCAAAATCCCGGGTAAATGTTTCTGCGATAGCAGAGATGTTTGGCGGCGGAGGTCATGAGCGCGCTGCCGGATTCAGAATGTACGGAACACTCCGTTCTGTTCAAGCACGACTGCTGCCGAGCTTGCTGAGAGCTCTGGAGTTGGCACACAGTTGA
- the rbfA gene encoding 30S ribosome-binding factor RbfA, with the protein MSNLLRQNSDGPRRPLRLGAELEREMPGMIREIVDVPTDMIVSVTGVSVTDDLSLAEVFFSVIGQSMTGVALERLLNKNRGKFRTAIAKRFVMRHHPDVKFRYDETPAKAARIEELLKQVRSGDL; encoded by the coding sequence ATGTCTAATTTGCTAAGGCAGAATAGTGACGGTCCTCGAAGACCACTTAGGCTTGGTGCTGAGCTTGAGCGGGAGATGCCCGGAATGATTCGGGAAATCGTAGATGTGCCGACGGACATGATTGTTTCTGTAACGGGGGTTTCAGTGACCGATGACTTGTCGCTCGCTGAGGTCTTTTTCAGTGTAATCGGCCAATCGATGACGGGAGTGGCACTTGAGCGGCTGCTGAATAAGAATAGAGGCAAGTTTAGAACCGCGATTGCGAAGCGCTTTGTAATGCGGCATCATCCTGACGTCAAATTCAGATACGATGAAACGCCCGCCAAGGCGGCGCGCATCGAAGAACTTCTGAAGCAAGTCCGGAGCGGAGACCTGTAA
- a CDS encoding DUF503 domain-containing protein has translation MKYCVGVLRVTLHLPHSHSLKERRSAVSSAKERLKSKFNLSIFEEPTESWQICNLAIACVGESETRVDQALRNSLNELEKDDRLSVLSPSVEYYV, from the coding sequence ATGAAATACTGCGTTGGGGTGTTGAGGGTTACGCTTCACTTGCCGCACAGTCACTCACTTAAAGAACGCCGCAGCGCTGTCAGTTCCGCGAAAGAAAGGCTGAAGTCGAAATTTAATCTGTCAATTTTCGAAGAGCCGACTGAGTCATGGCAGATTTGCAATTTGGCAATTGCTTGCGTAGGTGAGTCGGAAACGCGAGTTGATCAAGCGCTTCGCAATTCTCTGAATGAACTCGAGAAGGATGACAGGCTGTCCGTATTAAGCCCTTCGGTTGAATACTATGTCTAA
- the infB gene encoding translation initiation factor IF-2 — protein MSSAKQKKIYQVAKELNVASPAIVEFLEDRGFDVSKSPKHMSPMTDEMYDEVVKKFDPSRWQQMHVTETQTEAQQLRVESERARTDQLEELLQTAAAQTFDSASTLIKQVEAEEAKREEERKTEEEKEQSRAEAEAKAKEAEEERLKREAEEKAAERAKKEQEEIAKRRKEIEAQRAADEARRQARAEAAKAKAESKGAKGDAKSEKKTAHPQRDSAAGRPSTGGRPGAPAGPRSAPSAPRVPRPDAAVAAQAPARDESAESRKRRAPTKADIERIEKQKKLIAAQKQEKSKRPLVDDSRSRRKVKTKRKEVNQAEVEASIRHTLASMDTGKRKAKRRDRVTGELVETHDNVLQLTEFVSTQELANLMDVEVSEVIKKFFLMGKLVTINQRLERDLIELMADEFGFQVEFVSDEEEVEQDLSDEQDAPEDLVPRPPVVTVMGHVDHGKTSLLDYLRKTSVISEEHGGITQHIGAYEVVHKGRTISFLDTPGHEAFTAMRARGAQVTDLVILVISADDQVRPQTLEALSHAQSADVPVIVAINKIDRPNADPEKIRKQLAEHNVLVEQWGGKVQSAEISAKFGQGIDALLEEVLLAADILELKANPKRRARATVIETRIDKGRGVVATVVVTNGTLNVGDHFVAGQQYGKVRTLLDENHRPIDNVGPGRPAQVVGFSGAPQAGDSFVAFDSEREVKDIAMRRQLLQREQTFRQIKMLSLDQISQRIREGEVRELPLIIKGDADGSVEAICDQLQRLGTKEVAVKIVHRGVGAISESDVLLAAATGSIILGFHVHPNLKAREFAMRESVDIRVYRIIYEMESNVKEALEGMLRPDKREDVVGLIEVRQTFHVPSAGTIAGCFVVSGAIRRQSQIRLLRDGKQIWSGTIGSLKRFKNDVSEVKAGYECGILLNGMNDVREGDSIEVIQITEVKRTLEQSVA, from the coding sequence TTGAGCTCTGCCAAGCAGAAAAAGATCTATCAGGTTGCCAAGGAGCTGAACGTCGCGAGTCCCGCGATTGTTGAGTTCCTGGAAGATCGCGGATTCGATGTTTCGAAATCGCCCAAGCATATGTCCCCCATGACGGACGAGATGTATGATGAGGTGGTTAAGAAATTCGATCCTTCGCGCTGGCAGCAGATGCACGTAACTGAGACTCAAACGGAGGCTCAGCAGCTGCGTGTAGAGTCTGAACGCGCCCGAACCGATCAGCTTGAGGAATTGCTGCAAACTGCTGCGGCTCAAACATTTGATTCCGCCTCGACGTTGATAAAGCAGGTTGAGGCTGAAGAAGCAAAGCGTGAAGAAGAGCGAAAGACAGAGGAAGAGAAGGAGCAAAGTCGCGCAGAAGCTGAGGCCAAAGCCAAAGAAGCTGAAGAAGAGCGACTGAAGCGTGAGGCGGAGGAAAAAGCCGCTGAGCGCGCGAAGAAAGAGCAAGAAGAGATTGCAAAGCGCCGCAAGGAAATTGAGGCGCAACGAGCGGCAGATGAAGCCCGTCGACAGGCGAGAGCAGAAGCTGCCAAAGCAAAGGCTGAATCGAAAGGCGCAAAGGGAGATGCAAAGTCTGAAAAGAAGACTGCGCATCCGCAAAGAGATTCGGCGGCGGGTAGGCCGTCGACTGGGGGAAGGCCAGGGGCACCAGCCGGGCCCCGATCTGCGCCGTCAGCACCGAGAGTTCCTCGTCCGGACGCGGCAGTTGCAGCACAGGCTCCTGCAAGAGATGAAAGTGCGGAGTCACGAAAGCGCCGTGCTCCGACGAAAGCAGACATCGAGCGGATAGAGAAGCAAAAAAAGCTTATTGCCGCTCAAAAGCAAGAAAAGTCGAAGCGACCGCTTGTAGACGACAGCCGTTCGCGACGGAAAGTCAAGACAAAACGGAAAGAAGTCAATCAGGCTGAAGTCGAAGCGTCCATTCGCCATACCTTGGCGTCGATGGACACAGGCAAGCGAAAAGCAAAACGCCGTGACCGAGTGACCGGCGAACTGGTGGAGACGCATGACAATGTCCTGCAGCTGACTGAGTTCGTCTCCACACAGGAACTAGCGAACTTGATGGATGTCGAGGTTTCAGAAGTCATCAAGAAGTTCTTCCTGATGGGTAAACTCGTCACGATTAATCAGAGACTTGAGCGCGACTTGATCGAACTCATGGCGGACGAATTCGGGTTCCAAGTCGAGTTCGTATCTGATGAGGAAGAAGTTGAGCAGGATCTTTCAGATGAGCAGGATGCGCCCGAAGATCTCGTTCCCCGTCCGCCGGTGGTTACTGTAATGGGACATGTCGATCATGGCAAGACTTCGTTGCTTGATTACTTACGCAAAACCTCAGTGATTTCGGAAGAGCACGGCGGCATCACACAGCACATCGGTGCGTATGAAGTCGTTCATAAAGGACGTACGATCAGCTTCCTGGATACTCCCGGTCATGAGGCTTTTACAGCAATGCGTGCACGTGGAGCACAGGTAACGGATTTGGTCATATTGGTCATTTCCGCCGACGACCAGGTTCGCCCTCAGACGCTCGAGGCCCTGAGTCACGCGCAATCGGCCGATGTTCCCGTGATTGTTGCCATCAACAAGATAGACCGACCGAATGCGGATCCCGAGAAGATTAGAAAACAGCTTGCTGAGCACAATGTTCTGGTTGAGCAATGGGGAGGCAAGGTTCAGTCTGCGGAAATATCGGCGAAGTTCGGTCAAGGCATAGATGCTCTTCTTGAAGAAGTTTTGTTGGCTGCCGATATCCTTGAGCTAAAGGCAAATCCGAAGCGCCGTGCCCGTGCCACTGTCATTGAGACGCGAATTGACAAGGGTCGCGGCGTTGTTGCGACGGTTGTTGTCACGAACGGCACATTGAATGTTGGAGATCATTTTGTTGCCGGCCAACAGTATGGTAAGGTTCGGACATTACTCGACGAAAATCATCGTCCTATTGACAATGTCGGCCCGGGCAGGCCGGCGCAGGTCGTTGGATTCTCAGGCGCGCCGCAGGCTGGAGATTCATTTGTAGCCTTTGACAGCGAACGCGAGGTAAAGGACATTGCAATGAGGCGCCAGCTGTTGCAACGCGAGCAGACATTCAGGCAGATCAAAATGCTCAGCCTGGATCAGATATCTCAGAGAATTCGGGAAGGCGAAGTTCGTGAATTGCCGTTAATTATTAAGGGCGATGCGGATGGTTCAGTAGAGGCAATTTGTGATCAGCTACAACGTCTTGGCACAAAAGAAGTGGCTGTAAAAATCGTTCACAGAGGTGTCGGCGCAATCAGCGAAAGCGACGTTTTGCTTGCAGCTGCTACCGGTTCGATCATTCTTGGATTCCACGTGCATCCGAATCTGAAAGCACGCGAATTTGCAATGCGTGAAAGCGTTGATATTCGAGTGTACCGCATCATTTACGAAATGGAAAGCAACGTCAAGGAGGCGCTTGAAGGAATGCTGAGACCTGACAAACGCGAGGACGTTGTTGGTCTCATTGAAGTGCGGCAGACTTTCCATGTGCCTTCTGCAGGGACAATTGCGGGGTGCTTTGTCGTTTCCGGCGCGATTAGGCGCCAGAGTCAAATTCGGCTGCTTCGTGACGGAAAGCAAATCTGGTCCGGAACAATCGGTTCGCTTAAGCGCTTCAAGAACGATGTAAGCGAGGTCAAGGCGGGTTATGAATGCGGAATTCTCCTCAACGGAATGAATGACGTTCGGGAAGGTGATTCCATCGAAGTGATACAAATCACGGAAGTCAAACGGACATTGGAACAGTCGGTCGCATGA
- the nusA gene encoding transcription termination factor NusA — protein MNSPIVEAIGQILQDKSIDRDAFREIIEGVFHAMIKKKYGNAENFDVIFNIDKGDIEIFCEKEIVDDDDVTDPVTQMPLSRALKIDEDLDIGDTYAELVNIEEFGRRLVMTARQNLTQKIREIEKENIFTEFSSRIGEIVTGEIHQINRKEIRVHLDRYEAIMPKSEQVYNEKYVRGKSVRGIIKEVRRTTKDPEVIISRSAPGFVTRLFELEVPEIFDNIIEIMGVSREAGDRTKIAVRSHDKRIDPVGACVGMKGIRIQAVVRELGGEKIDIIHWSADPEIYVKRAMSPATPLLVVYDQESHTATVVVPDDQIQFAIGKRGQNLRLASELTGIPIEPIKESEYLAPEPLSISEVSELDDETKSRLIEAGFESADDILDAGDLKVMEATKFELGRVREIMNILNTYFVTDEDLPVDDKKDGDDTSNPAHSPQTERKIEG, from the coding sequence ATGAATTCCCCGATTGTTGAAGCTATCGGCCAGATTCTGCAGGACAAAAGTATTGACCGTGATGCGTTTCGTGAGATCATTGAAGGCGTATTCCATGCAATGATCAAGAAGAAATACGGCAATGCTGAAAATTTCGACGTGATTTTCAATATTGACAAGGGCGATATCGAAATCTTCTGTGAAAAGGAAATCGTTGACGATGACGATGTGACTGATCCTGTGACTCAAATGCCGTTGTCCCGTGCGCTGAAGATTGACGAAGATCTCGACATAGGCGACACCTATGCCGAACTCGTGAATATCGAGGAATTTGGCCGCAGGCTCGTGATGACTGCGAGACAAAACCTTACGCAGAAGATCCGTGAGATTGAAAAAGAGAACATTTTCACGGAATTCTCTTCACGGATTGGTGAAATCGTGACAGGCGAAATTCACCAGATCAATCGCAAGGAAATTCGCGTACATTTGGATCGTTATGAAGCGATCATGCCGAAATCCGAGCAGGTGTACAACGAAAAGTACGTTCGCGGCAAATCCGTTCGCGGGATCATCAAAGAGGTCCGCCGAACAACCAAAGACCCAGAAGTCATTATTTCGAGATCTGCTCCGGGCTTCGTAACCCGACTGTTTGAATTGGAAGTGCCGGAGATATTTGACAATATCATCGAAATCATGGGTGTATCCCGTGAGGCCGGCGATCGCACCAAGATTGCGGTTCGCAGTCACGACAAAAGAATAGATCCGGTCGGCGCGTGCGTCGGTATGAAGGGAATTCGTATTCAAGCGGTCGTTCGCGAGCTTGGCGGAGAGAAGATCGATATCATCCACTGGAGTGCCGATCCGGAAATCTATGTAAAGCGTGCGATGTCTCCGGCTACACCGCTGCTTGTAGTGTACGATCAGGAATCCCATACGGCGACCGTCGTTGTTCCAGACGACCAGATTCAGTTCGCGATTGGAAAGCGAGGTCAGAATCTGCGACTTGCATCTGAACTCACCGGTATTCCGATTGAACCAATCAAGGAATCCGAGTACCTTGCACCGGAACCGCTTTCAATCAGTGAAGTGAGCGAACTTGATGATGAAACCAAGTCCAGATTAATCGAGGCCGGATTTGAATCCGCCGATGACATACTGGATGCCGGTGATTTGAAAGTGATGGAAGCGACCAAGTTTGAACTTGGCCGAGTCCGGGAAATAATGAACATTCTGAATACGTACTTTGTTACGGACGAAGACCTGCCGGTTGACGACAAAAAGGACGGTGACGATACGTCCAATCCGGCTCATTCGCCGCAGACCGAGAGAAAAATCGAAGGTTAA
- a CDS encoding tetratricopeptide repeat protein — MAKVTAERGGRLTKEDLKHDTLVETAVKVESFYETHKQTVWMAAGGLVAAIVAIMALVGWMGSSADEESFALMQAKTAYGQRQLADAQAKFQQVQANYGGETAAEAQYYLARIKFDKGDYSGALMDFEACLKSYSPDEATAQGAMAGVASALEATGRLDEAASKYMEVAGKYPESAYAPEALTQASRLYVKLNQNDKALEALDRIIRDYPESQGFQKAKTLADQLR, encoded by the coding sequence ATGGCTAAAGTTACAGCCGAACGAGGCGGACGCCTCACTAAAGAAGACCTGAAGCACGATACCTTAGTCGAAACTGCGGTGAAGGTCGAGAGTTTCTATGAGACTCACAAGCAGACCGTGTGGATGGCAGCTGGAGGCTTGGTTGCCGCGATTGTGGCAATAATGGCACTTGTAGGTTGGATGGGCAGCTCCGCAGACGAAGAGAGTTTCGCACTCATGCAGGCGAAGACCGCTTACGGCCAAAGGCAACTCGCTGATGCTCAAGCCAAATTCCAGCAAGTGCAGGCCAACTATGGCGGCGAAACAGCTGCTGAGGCGCAATATTATCTTGCCAGAATCAAGTTTGATAAGGGAGATTATTCGGGCGCTTTGATGGATTTTGAAGCGTGCTTGAAGAGTTATTCACCTGACGAAGCAACGGCGCAGGGAGCAATGGCCGGTGTGGCGAGCGCTTTGGAGGCTACTGGGCGATTGGATGAAGCAGCATCGAAGTACATGGAAGTGGCCGGCAAATACCCAGAATCGGCATACGCTCCAGAGGCTTTGACCCAAGCTTCCAGACTTTATGTTAAGTTAAATCAAAATGATAAGGCGCTTGAAGCGCTCGATAGAATCATTCGGGATTACCCTGAATCACAGGGATTCCAAAAGGCCAAGACTTTGGCCGATCAGCTTCGTTGA
- a CDS encoding FAD-binding protein: MDNKIVNELRRILGDDELLLAGDFNFEKYGRDETEDLYFAPDVVVRPRSVAGVQKAVRFAHEYGVPVVTRGGGTGLSGGALPSEGGIVLSTERLDRILEIDRDNFFVRTEPGVITQVLQEAVEAEGLFYPVDPASRGSCTIGGNVAEGAGGPRALKYGTTKDYVFGLDIVLANGEFVRYGGKRLKDVTGFNMVQLFVGSEGTLGVIVGVTLKLLPLPKFRRTLMAPFASLESAATAVPVILQRGVVPCALEFMEQACLKAIEEKRNDSVPHSNAAATLLIEVDGNHEETLDREMEVIGEVLYEHGALDVDVAESPAKQAELWAIRRAAGEAVKSISAYKEEDTVVPRANLPQLVRGVHEICDRHRVRMICYGHAGDGNIHVNLLRDKTDDAEWQRRCSEAIPEIFELTVSLGGTISGEHGIGLVQRNYLRLGLSDQAISSMKAIKSALDPKGILNPGKIFPDPAT; the protein is encoded by the coding sequence ATGGACAATAAGATTGTGAACGAACTTCGCCGAATTTTGGGAGATGACGAGTTGCTGCTGGCGGGCGACTTTAATTTCGAGAAGTACGGCAGAGACGAAACAGAAGACCTGTACTTTGCGCCGGATGTTGTGGTGCGGCCGCGAAGTGTTGCCGGAGTTCAGAAAGCGGTGCGATTCGCGCACGAGTATGGAGTGCCGGTCGTCACACGCGGTGGCGGTACAGGACTTTCCGGCGGAGCATTGCCTTCAGAAGGCGGAATCGTATTGTCAACCGAAAGGTTGGATCGAATCCTTGAGATCGACCGCGACAATTTCTTTGTTCGAACTGAGCCGGGCGTCATTACTCAAGTTCTGCAGGAAGCGGTTGAAGCTGAAGGTCTGTTTTATCCTGTAGATCCGGCCAGCAGAGGCTCCTGTACGATTGGTGGAAACGTCGCCGAAGGCGCAGGAGGACCGCGTGCGTTGAAATACGGAACGACCAAGGATTATGTATTTGGCTTGGATATAGTGCTGGCGAACGGCGAGTTCGTTAGGTACGGCGGTAAACGACTGAAGGATGTGACCGGATTTAACATGGTGCAATTGTTCGTAGGGAGCGAAGGGACGCTGGGAGTCATAGTAGGGGTCACTCTGAAACTATTGCCGTTGCCCAAGTTTCGCCGCACACTGATGGCACCGTTTGCATCGCTGGAGAGCGCGGCAACGGCTGTACCGGTGATTCTGCAAAGAGGTGTTGTTCCTTGTGCCCTGGAATTCATGGAACAAGCTTGTCTGAAGGCCATTGAGGAAAAGCGGAATGACAGCGTTCCTCACTCCAATGCGGCGGCGACACTGCTTATCGAAGTTGACGGGAATCATGAGGAAACTCTGGACCGTGAAATGGAAGTAATCGGGGAAGTCCTGTATGAGCACGGTGCTCTTGATGTGGACGTCGCTGAGAGTCCGGCAAAGCAGGCAGAGCTCTGGGCAATTCGGAGAGCGGCAGGGGAGGCGGTGAAGTCCATTTCCGCGTACAAGGAAGAGGACACGGTTGTTCCGCGCGCGAATCTGCCCCAGTTGGTAAGGGGAGTCCACGAAATTTGCGACCGCCATCGTGTCCGGATGATTTGCTATGGACATGCTGGTGACGGCAATATTCATGTGAATCTACTGCGTGACAAAACCGATGATGCTGAATGGCAGAGACGCTGTTCGGAAGCGATTCCAGAGATTTTTGAACTGACTGTATCACTTGGCGGGACAATAAGTGGCGAGCACGGGATAGGGCTGGTCCAAAGGAATTACCTGAGGTTGGGATTGTCGGACCAGGCGATTTCGAGTATGAAAGCCATCAAATCGGCTTTGGACCCCAAAGGTATACTCAACCCGGGCAAAATCTTTCCTGACCCGGCTACTTAG
- a CDS encoding acylphosphatase: MCTDFVRFRVIVTGLVQGVGFRYFVQERAVSLGVTGWVRNLRDGRVEAEIEGDSDLVNMLIDAMREGPTFSHVESVQAFPLSGGRHHSDFRIAPNGQ, translated from the coding sequence ATGTGCACAGATTTCGTACGATTTCGGGTTATTGTAACCGGTTTGGTACAAGGAGTAGGGTTTCGCTACTTTGTGCAGGAGCGGGCGGTATCGCTTGGAGTCACGGGTTGGGTTAGAAATCTTAGAGACGGTCGTGTTGAAGCGGAGATTGAGGGCGACAGCGACTTGGTCAACATGCTAATCGATGCGATGCGAGAGGGTCCGACGTTTTCACATGTCGAGTCTGTTCAAGCGTTTCCGTTATCGGGCGGACGCCATCACTCTGATTTTCGAATTGCTCCAAATGGACAATAA